In Heteronotia binoei isolate CCM8104 ecotype False Entrance Well chromosome 1, APGP_CSIRO_Hbin_v1, whole genome shotgun sequence, the genomic window GACCAGCACTTAATTAAAATATTCATCCATTAGATTCTAAATAGTGTAATTTTTTAATGTCAGAATTGGTGTACATACCTCTGATCATGTACAGAGTGCAAGTGCTCCATCCTTGAGTAACCAAGATTCCTTGTATAACAAAGGGAGTATTTCTATGCACATAATGGAGTTCTTGGTTTGACTAATCACAGTTGTCATTTTTTAAATCAGACAGGCTTTTAGCATTCTATGGCAGTTTTGAGAAAATTTAAGCAAAGCTCTCTCTGTAGACTCCTTTTTTCTCCTATGTTGTGTTCTCCTTAACTCATTCTTCTGCAGGGGCTTAGACAATGCTGGCAAAACCACCATCCTGAAGAAGTTCAATGGGGATGATATTGACACCATCTCACCCACATTAGGGTTCAACATCAAGACGCTGGAGCATCGTGGGTGAGCCCTCCAGTTCTCCTAAGCTACTTTAGGCCAGAAGGAAGGCTATAGCTTGGTCTTCCTCTTGCTGTTTCTCCTCCTTGCGATACCCTGGCACTCTCTCCCAATGCTCCCTccctctgtggagtcttgtgagcaaaaattctactttgtgagccactggcattagagttgtgagctactgcataaattagtttgctccgggggcacttttcctaagctaagacaaaatgtgtgagccagatgctaaaaaactgtgagctagctcacactaactcagcttggaacaCTGCTCTCCTCTGTGTTTCCAGTGAtcttgtttcagagggtagctgtgctggtgtaggagctagattcaagttcagttGCATCTTAAGAGTTTTTTTGGGattctgagagtcaaagcttctcTTGTCAGATATcaatgaagggaactttgactcccAAAAGTTTATATCCCAAAAATcgtgttggcctctaaggtgcaaCTGTACCCAAATCTGGCTCCTCGCTGAACTAAACTTATTCAGTCTGAGCcagtttttaaatccttcctaCCCAACGTGGCATCTCTTTGCAGCTTCAAGCTGAACATCTGGGATGTGGGGGGCCAGAAGTCCCTGCGCTCTTACTGGAGGAACTACTTTGAGAGCACGGATGGCCTCATCTGGGTGGTAGACAGTGCCGACCGCCAGCGTCTGGAGGACTGCAAAAGGGAACTGCAGAGCCTTCTGGTGGAAGAGGTAGGAGCTATGTGGGGGAGGGCAGCAGGTAgtaggtgacccccccccccaaggcctgCAGTAGGGATGGCACCGGCCCCATTGCTGCAAATCTGGACTGGAGTGGGAAAAGCATATGGGCATTCCAAGGAATAAGGTGTGCGTGGGGGGTGTATAACACTTACTATCTGCTTGTTTCTCCAACAGCGCTTGGCAGGAGCCACCTTGATCATCTTTGCCAATAAACAGGACCTGCCAGGGGCCCTAAGTGCTAACGCCATCCAAGAGGTGAGAGCCAGTGGCCATACTGGGGCATGGTAGGATCAGTACACAGGTGGGGGTGGACTGGGCACAACAAAATGAACACAACAAAATGAGCAGGGATCATCAGGGATGCTGCAGGCTTAATCCTTCATtgagcaggggggttggactagatggcctgtacggccccttccaactctatgattctatgaggaaaTGACAGCTGCGAAGAAATCTGACACATTAAAAACAGTAATGCAGTTTAAGAAGCCAGAAAAAGGCTTGTTTGCTCAATAATCAAGATAATCAAGCATGAACTTTCTC contains:
- the ARL2 gene encoding ADP-ribosylation factor-like protein 2 — translated: MGLLSILKKMRQKERELRLLMLGLDNAGKTTILKKFNGDDIDTISPTLGFNIKTLEHRGFKLNIWDVGGQKSLRSYWRNYFESTDGLIWVVDSADRQRLEDCKRELQSLLVEERLAGATLIIFANKQDLPGALSANAIQEVLDLDSIHSHHWCIQGCSAYTGENLLAGIDWLLDDISSRIFTAD